Genomic DNA from Manduca sexta isolate Smith_Timp_Sample1 unplaced genomic scaffold, JHU_Msex_v1.0 HiC_scaffold_2366, whole genome shotgun sequence:
ACGTACCTCGGCTCCGTGCTGATCGGAGAATACTGCAGTCCGAAGAATAGAGGCGCTTTCTTAATGACAATATCAATTTCTATAGCAGTATCGGTTCTTGTCGTCCACACTATGGGTTCCTACATCAGATGGCAGATTTCTGCACTAGTGTGTGGGCTCATTGCTCTTCTCGACTTATTCATTGTTATATGCTCGCCAGAATCTCCTAGCTGGTTAGCAGATCAAGGCAGATATGACGAATGTAGACGAGTCTTTAGATGGTTAAGAGGTAACCATGAAGAGGAAGAACTAAAAAGGATGATAGAAGCCAGTATCATCATCAGAGAGTCGAAAGCAGAGGCCGATATTTCAGAAACCTTCATCAAGAAGTTGAGAAGCAATATCGTCTACTTCAAAACGACGATACAAAAGAAGGAGTTCTTCaaacctatttttattatgatccATATTTATACCATCGCCCAGTGGAGTGGCGTGAACATAGTTGTAACGTATGCTATAGATTTATTCCAAAGAATTGTTGGTCCCGATTGTAATATACCATTGTTGGTGATCACGTTGGATGCCCATCGCATCATAGCTAATATCTTTGCAATATACATCATCAAGAAGGTAAAAAGACGAGTAATGCTGTTCACTACAGTTGGTATTAACTTATTCGCCTTATTAGGTATAGCTGTATACACTTATTCCAAAGAAAACAGCCTACTAACCATCGATCATCCAATGATAGGCATCCTGTTAATTCACACTTTAATGTTCGCGGTAGCTTCTGGCACATTATCATTATGTTTCATAATAGCTGGAGAGATATTTCCATTAGAATACAGAAGTTTAGCTGGCGGTATAAGCGTGCTGTTTTATTCAGCTAACATGTTTATAACTGTAAAGACGCTACCTCATTTGTTCAACGTTTTAGGTGTTCACGGAACATGCTGCATCAATGCTGCTGTAGTAGCTTACTGTTTGTTTGTAGCGTGGTGCTACCTTCCAGAGACCAAGGACAGGACTCTTCAGGATATTGAAGACGAGTTTAGAGGAAGACCGCTGACGGTTGAGGAGTTGAAGTCAGTGCAGTCACTGGCTTCGTGGAAGGCGTATAATACAGATAGACGGTGTAGCACACCGGTCGTTTTGTGATAATAACTTTAAATGTGATAATTTTTACAATGCCGCCTTTTataaagacaataaataaagtataaaatcaaaatgttaTGAGGGATCCAATGCATGCTAAATAGATTAAATTAAgcttaatttataaagaaaattatgaatcaATATCTAAATTAATGATGTATGTGTTTCCATTGTGATGTTACAGGTATTTAACACTGCGATATTTTtgctgtatttatattttattcctaaatATCATTGACGTAAGGCTAGgaaatacaatgtttttaagttttaattgcCTTTTATCAAGACCTCGTAAATAACAGTGCCACTTTGCTTCTACAGAGATAAGCAACGGTCTTATaaactgatatttatttaaataactttacttaaaatgtgcataaaatatatttttttccttctcGATTTATGggtgtaaaatatgttaattttccATTCTCGTAAATTGCGAACGATGCCATTAGTATTCTGAAGTATCAGCTAGTGTGGTTTAACATTGGTTCAAACTGTCAACTAACCATTGTAAAGTTTGCCTCATTAGATCGATAGGTGGCGTTATCTacatcttctatacttataataaacctgtagagaggtcaattctgtacatgaaatatatttccaaaataactatcagggggtgattagggatcgatactgatgccaaaaatgcaattagtaaaatttttgtctgtctgtctgtataaccgttatagaaacaaaaactactcgacggattttaacgaaacttggtacaataatttttcatactcctgagctggttatagtatacttttcatcacgctacaattaataggagcagagcagtgaagggaaatgttgggaaaacgggagaagttactccattttttaagcttcagtcgcgtgtgcaaccttaatggtttaaagttccttcgatttcaccaggattcCATCATCaaaccctgaccggacaatcggaccacctgcatactaccatacattaaaaaaacatcccgacaaattgagcacctcctccatttttgaagtccgaaatccacccGGGCGAAGaagcgggcggaagctagttaacaaatatattttaattaaacagtttTCTATGGTAACCCTATGGGTTGCTGGTACCTACTTCTCAAGCAGTGTTCACAGATTCGGCTTTTGTTGCGCCTCGCCTCCTCCAAGGTTGAGTGACTTTTAGCCTACTTCAAATTTTTGTAGACTAGGCCCACCATCGACTGCCTCTTACACAAATAAATTGGGATATGTATgtagttccttttttattaacGCCTTCGTGGTTCGCCTTTTTGATATAATGTATTGCGCTGTCTCCATCATCAAATATGATACAGCTATGGTTTTCATAGAACAATTGGAGACGTAGAGTGCGGGAGAAGTATTAACAGGGCTTCCGAGAAGAATGAaggaatccctcctagccgaatttcgaccaacggctttacgtgctttcacgtttgaaaaacccagtcacaattattttggctcgacccgggattcgaactcaggacctcagcgcggcagtcgtattTGTACCGTgtacttacaactacgccaccgaggcagtcagatcCGAGAAGACAGATATGGTTGTATAGTAGTCTACATTCAAATctttaatccccgaaggggtagacagaggcgcaactgttaCACCCACCTCCCGCCGTGCGTATATTGCCCTATGCTGTGATAGGGGACTAGtgtatcgccatatcgggcacaaaattttagactttgggctgatactgagtagaaaagcccaatatcactttgcccgacccgggtatcgaacccTAGATCTTAGCACTGCAGCCGTACCGTAATACCACTACAACACCGAAGCAGTCAgtttgcatattattataaagttgacTGCCTTAGTCGCATTtacaagtacgactactgcgccgaggtcctgggttggaatcccggGTAGGGCAAAAATATTGTGATCTTGTTTTCATTGAACAAATTACTCAGTCtcagcttggagtcaggaagttggcggtatgatacactagtgcctcggaaagcacgtaaagccgttggtcctgcgcctgatctcttcaTTCATGTCGGATTGCGGTCTcacggactatgagagtgaaggaacagagagtgcacctgtgtattgcgcacacactataatatctcctgcgtacctatcttcaaaattgatttttaagaCAATTTGCATTTCCCGTCACTTATGGTACTCCGCTAAATATATGCAAccaatgctcaaggccgtttgctcccTTGATCTTAGAAGACTGTGACATATTGGAACAAAAGTAGTGAAAGTTACGGAATATACTCAGACAAATACTTGAATACGTAATACCTATTTAGTATTCTAAACTGTTTTTATTAGAAACCTAACATTGCATAAACACATACATTACATCTTTTCCTTttttaagggtaggcagaagtgtaacatCGTCATTCACCAGCCATCTTTTGACTTCACCCACATAACAAGGGGTAAGCCTGTCATGAAATGGATTCTAGATATTGTCTAGAAAAACCAACCCAACCCAGGGATCGAATTCGAGACCACAATACTACAATATTCCAATACAGCCACGCCACGGAAGTCCTAAAATAGAATAGCATTTGCCCACTGCGGCATTTCAACTTTAATAACAGTCATGAAGGTTTTAAAACTTAAGCTAATAAGATATAACctttacacaaaattaaaaagatacatATCAATGACTGtctggtggcgtagttgtattacgatacgactgcagtgctgaggtctcggattcgattcccgggtcagCAGTAGCATAgagtttttcttctcagtttcagcccggagtctgtgcccgatatggcgataggctcgcccccctattacatcatgggaatATACACAGCGGATTTGATCGCATTAACTGCGCCTCTGTCTATCTTTTCGGGGATTAACCACGTATGTGTATATAAATGTGTTATAATTAACTATGATCCTATATCACAGCCACAGCTTCTGGATTCGGTATTTTAGTAAAAGATGTTTTTAGATTGAAAAAGGCggtattatgtaatatatacaatatatgcCGTCAAactgcagtgtgtagtcacttttatgttacagtttgaaggacattgtagccagtgtaactactgaacataataagatttaacatctcatttcttaggatggcgagcggagtggaacaccaaacaatatttgGTAATTTCAGGTGTTGCACGGAGTTTCTAcagttcatgggcggtcgtatcgcttaccatcacgcgaacggtaagctcgtctcgtcattcaaagcaataaacaagtaataataataacaatttcgGCAATGATCGTTCAGAAACCGACAACATTGCGCTTACTTGTTTAAAACACGAGTTATAGGCAAAGATAGCAACAAACATTCTGCCTTATATCGATGaatggtttaataaaaaaaggtatggggtttgaaaaatgttatatcACAATGTGATACTAACTAAACCTTTCAGAATTCGTTTTATTGTCTATCATTTTGCCTGGGCTTGTAGTCCGATTTAATCTCAAGTATTGGCGGATAAGACTTATCAGAGAGTAGTCTAGAATAAGTTTATCCAAGATAAGAACTATAAGGcaaatgcaattataaaaaattctattgcgcataataactataaaaatcgaacttattaatattaatgagacatttattgatatttataatgtaaatatattattcatcagACAGATTACAtctagattttaatatttacaatcgCGTTGTTTCATCAATCCTACctcaatatgaataatattgtaaaatatgtttaaatattaaaatgacatcCGACTTCAGTTTcggattttaaatttattaagatttagtCGCATTCTACATGTTAGGATACTAAAGCTActttcatcaaaataaaaaaaaaatcaccgaCTACAGAAACactttaacaaatattataccaACCAATCGACCAGTACGACTGTCAACGACCGATTGTCACaactgttttcttttttgtctGACAATACGTTTGTTACACTGACAgagccggcttatacaaacacaccggactttcgggtgagtgCTTTAAGCACTCGAAACCCTAACCGCGGTCTGTCAACGCTGTGTTTCTACAGCAAAATgtacaaataccctcacaaaaatattttatgcacatatttttaatagatactGATTTTAATTCAACAGCGTCTCGGCTGATATCGTTCTTTAGAACGAAATTAAATTGCATCTATTAGTAGAACCCTGAAACCATCTATAGATCATGTATTGAGTgtaaagtgaataaataagtatcaTTTTGAGCATTGTCTTAACATCCTGGCTtagctggtgataggatatatttaatatccgctcggatagcgaccaccgtacacaacgtgttaaaaccctAGTGACCCAcgtgagtgtcgcgttccgggatcagcctgtgtatatccggttccaacaggccggtataactgtgtcgattgccgagaggtaatcatctctggtcagttgatatttttattggaccccactctcaTCGTGTGCtgtggggtcattttgccggGTATAAAAAAGCCAAtagatttattcataaattaaataaaaagatgatTATGACATTCAAATGATGTCACAGACgtgtatttaaatactagcttttgctcgcggctccgcccgcgttataaagtttttcaagctaaagttttccgttataaaaatagtagtttcccgggagcctatgttcttcccagggtctcaaactgtctccataccaaatttcatcttaatacgttgggtagtttttgagtttaacacgtaacagacagatgcagcggggactttgttatattatttagaacttttaagtgaaacaatcccgtcatacatcattgttgcataactttaaccgtttacgcagcgcaggcaacggaagctctcaaaactcataattttccccgtttttgcaacatgtttcattactgctccgctcctattggtcatagcgtgacgatatataacctatagcactccaggaacaaagggctatctaaaacaaaaagaatttttcagttcaaaccggtagttcctgagattagccattactgctccgctcctattggtcatagcgtgatgatatatagcttatagcggttcacaaataaagggctatccaacacaaaacgaatttttcagttgaaaccggtagttcctaagattagccattactgctccgctcctattggtcatagcgtgatgatatataactttgagcactccacaaacaaaggactattcaacacaaaaatattttttcagttcgaatcggtagttcctgagattagccattactgctccgctcctattgaatatagcgtgatgatatatagcctatagtactccacgaacaaagggctatccaatgcaaaaagaatttttcagtttggaccggtagttcctgagattagccattactgctccgctcctattgggtatagcgtgatgatatatagcctatagcactccacgaacaaagggctatccaacgtaaaaagaatttttcagtttggatcggtagttcctgagattagccattactgccccgctcctattgggtatagcgtgatgatatatagcctatagcactccacgaacaaagggctatccaacgtaaaaagaatttttcagtttggatcggtagttcctgagattagccattactgccccgctcctattgggtatagcgtgatgatatatagcctatagcactccacgaacaaagggctatccaacgtaaaaagaatttttcagtttggaccggtagttcctgagattagccattactgccccgctcctattgggtatagcgtgatgatatatagcctatagcactccacgaacaaagggctatccaacgcaaaaagaatttttcagtttggaccggtagttcctgagattagccattactgccccgctcctattgggtatagcgtgatgatatatagcctatagcactccacgaacaaagggctatccaacgtaaaagaatttttcggtttggaccggtagttcctgagattagcgcgttcaaacaaacaaacaaacaaacaaacaaacaaacaaacaaacaaactcttcagctttatataatagtatagatatagatttatattattactatcaagTTCTGCAAAGGACGTGACTGTTGTTTGGAGGACTTAATTCTCATATTAGTATTTACACTTCACTTACATTATTTACCTTTAGGACAGGCTCATGGGCGCCGGGAGCGGGTACACGTACACCCCCctgcccagaaataaatcacgAAATATATAAATCACTGAATTTTTATCTGCAACAATGGGATCTACCAACCACAGATGTTCCTTatgatataacatttttaaaaacccgcgcgatttgaatttgtaaattgatattatagtatagtgcgtacgtgcagatgcacctccctaacaCTAATCTTAGCGGCGCCCATTGACATGGCTATACATTCTTTCTAAGTACTGGAAAAATAACTGATTCGTATATTTGACGGTCTAACACACATACACGCAAATcactcctttatccccaaacgtgtaggcagaggtgcaaataGAACAACTACTTTTCGctatgttccatcccatgataggTATGATATAACTTTTGTCAGCCTatgctacaaaaataaatttaccgaGAAAAGCCGGCTTACAAGACTCAAGCCTATCACCGGAAGAGACCATGAAACCCACGCCACATTTCTAGGTCGGCTGTCGACCTTGATTATTTTTAAGCCTATGACATTTAAGCCATTATACTTATACCagcaaatta
This window encodes:
- the LOC115442301 gene encoding facilitated trehalose transporter Tret1, encoding MGKIAEEWVTPFTKQCFVTSGVSLNMAAAGLVMGFTTGLLEQLKASDSSIPIDDSSGSWIAAIPGFSLVVGNFLVPSIMSRYGRKMANLISIIPLIIGWVCIIFAQDVLTLMIARVFQGLCMGMATYLGSVLIGEYCSPKNRGAFLMTISISIAVSVLVVHTMGSYIRWQISALVCGLIALLDLFIVICSPESPSWLADQGRYDECRRVFRWLRGNHEEEELKRMIEASIIIRESKAEADISETFIKKLRSNIVYFKTTIQKKEFFKPIFIMIHIYTIAQWSGVNIVVTYAIDLFQRIVGPDCNIPLLVITLDAHRIIANIFAIYIIKKVKRRVMLFTTVGINLFALLGIAVYTYSKENSLLTIDHPMIGILLIHTLMFAVASGTLSLCFIIAGEIFPLEYRSLAGGISVLFYSANMFITVKTLPHLFNVLGVHGTCCINAAVVAYCLFVAWCYLPETKDRTLQDIEDEFRGRPLTVEELKSVQSLASWKAYNTDRRCSTPVVL